One window from the genome of Anguilla rostrata isolate EN2019 chromosome 5, ASM1855537v3, whole genome shotgun sequence encodes:
- the LOC135254525 gene encoding glucosamine-6-phosphate isomerase 2 isoform X1 yields the protein MRLVILEDYDQASEWAAKYIRNRIVQFRPTADKYFTLGLPTGGTPLGCYKKLIEYHKSGDLSFKYVKTFNMDEYVGLPRNHPESYHSYMWNNFFKHIDIDPANAHVLDGNADDLQAECQDFERKIAEAGGIDLFVGGIGPDGHIAFNEPGSSLVSRTRVKTLAQDTILANARFFGNDLSKVPTMALTVGVGTVMDAREVMILITGAHKAFALYKAIEEGVNHMWTVSAFQQHPRTIFVCDEDATLELRVKTVKYFKGLMHVHNKLVDPVSTVKDYKN from the exons ATGAGGCTTGTGATCTTGGAGGACTATGACCAGGCGAGTGAATGGGCTGCCAAGTACATTCGGAACCGAATCGTCCAATTCAGGCCGACCGCTGACAAATACTTTACTTTGGGATTACCCACAG GAGGCACTCCTCTTGGCTGTTACAAAAAGCTAATCGAATATCACAAAAGTGGAGACCTGTCATTCAAGTATGTCAAAACATTCAACATGGATGAGTACGTGG gGCTTCCGCGGAATCACCCGGAAAGCTACCACTCCTACATGTGGAACAACTTCTTCAAGCACATCGACATCGACCCCGCCAACGCCCACGTCCTGGACGGCAACGCGGACGACCTGCAGGCGGAGTGCCAAGACTTTGAGCGCAAAATCGCGGAGGCTGGCGGGATTGACCTCTTCGTTGGCG GCATTGGGCCCGATGGACACATTGCCTTCAACGAGCCCGGCTCCAGCCTGGTCTCCCGGACCCGAGTGAAGACCCTGGCCCAGGACACCATACTAGCCAATGCCAGGTTTTTCGGGAACGACTTGTCAAAGGTCCCCACCATGGCTCTGACGGTCGGCGTTGGCACGGTGATGGATGCCCGAGAG GTGATGATTTTAATAACGGGGGCCCACAAGGCCTTCGCCCTGTACAAAGCCATCGAGGAGGGCGTGAACCACATGTGGACCGTGTCGGCCTTTCAGCAGCACCCCCGCACCATATTCGTGTGCGACGAGGACGCCACCCTGGAGCTGAGGGTCAAAACGGTCAAGTACTTCAAAG
- the LOC135254525 gene encoding glucosamine-6-phosphate isomerase 2 isoform X2, whose amino-acid sequence MRLVILEDYDQASEWAAKYIRNRIVQFRPTADKYFTLGLPTGGTPLGCYKKLIEYHKSGDLSFKYVKTFNMDEYVGLPRNHPESYHSYMWNNFFKHIDIDPANAHVLDGNADDLQAECQDFERKIAEAGGIDLFVGGIGPDGHIAFNEPGSSLVSRTRVKTLAQDTILANARFFGNDLSKVPTMALTVGVGTVMDAREVMILITGAHKAFALYKAIEEGVNHMWTVSAFQQHPRTIFVCDEDATLELRVKTVKYFKAPSGRAETDELAR is encoded by the exons ATGAGGCTTGTGATCTTGGAGGACTATGACCAGGCGAGTGAATGGGCTGCCAAGTACATTCGGAACCGAATCGTCCAATTCAGGCCGACCGCTGACAAATACTTTACTTTGGGATTACCCACAG GAGGCACTCCTCTTGGCTGTTACAAAAAGCTAATCGAATATCACAAAAGTGGAGACCTGTCATTCAAGTATGTCAAAACATTCAACATGGATGAGTACGTGG gGCTTCCGCGGAATCACCCGGAAAGCTACCACTCCTACATGTGGAACAACTTCTTCAAGCACATCGACATCGACCCCGCCAACGCCCACGTCCTGGACGGCAACGCGGACGACCTGCAGGCGGAGTGCCAAGACTTTGAGCGCAAAATCGCGGAGGCTGGCGGGATTGACCTCTTCGTTGGCG GCATTGGGCCCGATGGACACATTGCCTTCAACGAGCCCGGCTCCAGCCTGGTCTCCCGGACCCGAGTGAAGACCCTGGCCCAGGACACCATACTAGCCAATGCCAGGTTTTTCGGGAACGACTTGTCAAAGGTCCCCACCATGGCTCTGACGGTCGGCGTTGGCACGGTGATGGATGCCCGAGAG GTGATGATTTTAATAACGGGGGCCCACAAGGCCTTCGCCCTGTACAAAGCCATCGAGGAGGGCGTGAACCACATGTGGACCGTGTCGGCCTTTCAGCAGCACCCCCGCACCATATTCGTGTGCGACGAGGACGCCACCCTGGAGCTGAGGGTCAAAACGGTCAAGTACTTCAAAG
- the zgc:123321 gene encoding protein YIPF5-like: MGDFQQFEPDFYQSGYYIDDQEQPAYVYEDAAHQDVDYDVPPPGVFAPSMGLGSPDPLYTGQMFQPAKDTGTAAYTGADTFEDEPPLLEELGINFDHIWQKTLTVLNPLKQADGSIMHETDLTGPILFCVALGATLLMAGKIHFGYVYGISAMGCLGMYTLLNLMSLVAVSYGCVASVLGYCLLPMVGLSTFAIFFSLQGILGTLFALLVIGWCSLSASKIFISTLAMEGQQLLVAYPCALLYGVFALLTVF, from the exons ATGGGGGACTTTCAGCAGTTTGAGCCAGATTTTTACCAGTCGGGATATTACATCGATGACCAGGAGCAGCCGGCCTACGTTTATGAGGACGCTGCCCACCAAGACGT TGATTATGATGTGCCCCCGCCCGGTGTCTTCGCCCCCTCCATGGGTCTGGGCTCTCCCGATCCACTCTACACAGGCCAAATGTTCCAACCTGCAAAGGATACTGGGACAGCTGCCTATACAGGGGCAGACACTTTTGAGGATGAGCCTCCATTGCTGGAAG AATTGGGCATTAACTTCGATCATATCTGGCAGAAGACTCTGACAGTGTTAAACCCCTTGAAACAAGCAGATGGCAGCATCATGCACGAAACAGATTTGACCGGACCAATTCTGTTTTGCGTTGCTCTGGGTGCAACACTACTGATG GCTGGGAAGATCCATTTCGGTTATGTGTACGGTATCAGTGCCATGGGCTGCCTGGGCATGTACACGCTGCTGAACTTGATGAGCCTGGTGGCCGTGTCTTACGGCTGTGTGGCCAGCGTCCTCGGGTATTGCCTCCTCCCCATGGTGGGCCTCTCCACCTTCGCCATCTTCTTCTCCCTTCA ggggattctgggaactCTCTTTGCCCTCCTGGTTATTGGCTGGTGCAGCCTGTCGGCATCCAAGATCTTCATCTCCACACTGGCAATGGAAGGACAGCAGCTCCTGGTGGCGTACCCCTGCGCGCTGCTATACGGAGTCTTCGCCCTGCTCACCGTCTTCTGA
- the LOC135254531 gene encoding uncharacterized protein LOC135254531 isoform X2, with translation MQKDMAKSEVRMSSHPPVELFTRSLGSHPQIEPLMATNPPIELWVGFVNDVPLVGTSADMVDGFIALLQGDLKTAKDKGYEDFLDSAGIHQLKPGSILQKHKSQTVIGCSAKVSKDINDYIIQAVQKPGASAAITAAKAAKSGADLHKNLIASFEVLRGKLKERGIDLARDVIQARRSNRGEHVFNNALLGLYGSIIDVFIQRHVTGGDRVTLVGRIPNSRVSDAFQGHAPDGDHINLTADQRRNISTWVVHIPDNVVYVPINNILFAYMTETISLNAVDYMHLFRLQQINENVLHILGRTVDWINTHRVYLDPQAAEIWFTENPNLIPQFHTTEDGVQLMLRHLDPQRSTLLRDFVNDLRQAGATFY, from the exons ATGCAGAAG GACATGGCCAAATCTGAGGTCAGGATGTCGTCCCACCCACCGGTGGAACTGTTCACAAGATCACTGGGATCCCACCCACAAATAGAACCGTTGATGGCAACCAACCCTCCGATTGAACTGTGGGTGGGATTCGTGAACGACGTGCCCTTGGTGGGCACTTCCGCCGACATGGTGGACGGCTTCATTGCGCTGCTCCAGGGAGACCTAAAGACCGCGAAGGACAAGGGCTATGAGGACTTTCTAG ATTCAGCTGGAATCCATCAACTGAAGCCAGGGTCCAtccttcagaaacacaaaagccaGACAGTAATCGGGTGCAGCGCCAAAGTATCCAAAGACATAAACGACTACATTATACAGGCAGTACAAAAACCAGGGGCGAGCGCCGCCATCACAGCAGCTAAGGCAGCCAAGTCAGGTGCCGATTTACACAAAAACCTTATTGCGTCTTTCGAGGTACTCAGGGGTAAACTGAAAGAACGTGGTATAGACCTGGCCAGAGATGTGATCCAGGCCCGAAGGTCTAACCGGGGAGAACACGTTTTCAACAACGCCCTGCTGGGGCTATATGGGTCCATAATCGATGTGTTCATTCAAAGACACGTCACAGGCGGTGACAGAGTGACGCTGGTTGGCCGTATTCCGAACAGCCGGGTTAGTGACGCCTTTCAAGGGCACGCCCCAGACGGTGATCACATCAACCTGACCGCTGATCAGAGACGAAACATTAGCACCTGGGTGGTACACATTCCTGACAATGTGGTATATGTGCCAATCAACAATATCCTGTTTGCATACATGACAGAAACCATCAGCCTCAATGCTGTTGACTACATGCATTTGTTTCGTCTGCAGCAAATTAATGAAAACGTGTTGCATATTCTTGGTCGCACGGTAGATTGGATTAATACGCATCGCGTTTATCTGGACCCACAGGCTGCGGAAATATGGTTTACTGAAAACCCAAATCTCATTCCTCAGTTTCACACAACTGAAGATGGAGTGCAGCTAATGTTGAGGCACCTGGATCCCCAGAGGTCAACCCTGTTACGTGACTTTGTGAATGACCTGAGACAGGCAGGTGCAACTTTTTATTAA
- the LOC135254531 gene encoding uncharacterized protein LOC135254531 isoform X1, with the protein MSLIPKRNWVLNLKDMAKSEVRMSSHPPVELFTRSLGSHPQIEPLMATNPPIELWVGFVNDVPLVGTSADMVDGFIALLQGDLKTAKDKGYEDFLDSAGIHQLKPGSILQKHKSQTVIGCSAKVSKDINDYIIQAVQKPGASAAITAAKAAKSGADLHKNLIASFEVLRGKLKERGIDLARDVIQARRSNRGEHVFNNALLGLYGSIIDVFIQRHVTGGDRVTLVGRIPNSRVSDAFQGHAPDGDHINLTADQRRNISTWVVHIPDNVVYVPINNILFAYMTETISLNAVDYMHLFRLQQINENVLHILGRTVDWINTHRVYLDPQAAEIWFTENPNLIPQFHTTEDGVQLMLRHLDPQRSTLLRDFVNDLRQAGATFY; encoded by the exons ATGTCTTTAATACCTAAAAGGAACTGGGTTCTAAACCTTAAG GACATGGCCAAATCTGAGGTCAGGATGTCGTCCCACCCACCGGTGGAACTGTTCACAAGATCACTGGGATCCCACCCACAAATAGAACCGTTGATGGCAACCAACCCTCCGATTGAACTGTGGGTGGGATTCGTGAACGACGTGCCCTTGGTGGGCACTTCCGCCGACATGGTGGACGGCTTCATTGCGCTGCTCCAGGGAGACCTAAAGACCGCGAAGGACAAGGGCTATGAGGACTTTCTAG ATTCAGCTGGAATCCATCAACTGAAGCCAGGGTCCAtccttcagaaacacaaaagccaGACAGTAATCGGGTGCAGCGCCAAAGTATCCAAAGACATAAACGACTACATTATACAGGCAGTACAAAAACCAGGGGCGAGCGCCGCCATCACAGCAGCTAAGGCAGCCAAGTCAGGTGCCGATTTACACAAAAACCTTATTGCGTCTTTCGAGGTACTCAGGGGTAAACTGAAAGAACGTGGTATAGACCTGGCCAGAGATGTGATCCAGGCCCGAAGGTCTAACCGGGGAGAACACGTTTTCAACAACGCCCTGCTGGGGCTATATGGGTCCATAATCGATGTGTTCATTCAAAGACACGTCACAGGCGGTGACAGAGTGACGCTGGTTGGCCGTATTCCGAACAGCCGGGTTAGTGACGCCTTTCAAGGGCACGCCCCAGACGGTGATCACATCAACCTGACCGCTGATCAGAGACGAAACATTAGCACCTGGGTGGTACACATTCCTGACAATGTGGTATATGTGCCAATCAACAATATCCTGTTTGCATACATGACAGAAACCATCAGCCTCAATGCTGTTGACTACATGCATTTGTTTCGTCTGCAGCAAATTAATGAAAACGTGTTGCATATTCTTGGTCGCACGGTAGATTGGATTAATACGCATCGCGTTTATCTGGACCCACAGGCTGCGGAAATATGGTTTACTGAAAACCCAAATCTCATTCCTCAGTTTCACACAACTGAAGATGGAGTGCAGCTAATGTTGAGGCACCTGGATCCCCAGAGGTCAACCCTGTTACGTGACTTTGTGAATGACCTGAGACAGGCAGGTGCAACTTTTTATTAA
- the LOC135254531 gene encoding uncharacterized protein LOC135254531 isoform X3: MAKSEVRMSSHPPVELFTRSLGSHPQIEPLMATNPPIELWVGFVNDVPLVGTSADMVDGFIALLQGDLKTAKDKGYEDFLDSAGIHQLKPGSILQKHKSQTVIGCSAKVSKDINDYIIQAVQKPGASAAITAAKAAKSGADLHKNLIASFEVLRGKLKERGIDLARDVIQARRSNRGEHVFNNALLGLYGSIIDVFIQRHVTGGDRVTLVGRIPNSRVSDAFQGHAPDGDHINLTADQRRNISTWVVHIPDNVVYVPINNILFAYMTETISLNAVDYMHLFRLQQINENVLHILGRTVDWINTHRVYLDPQAAEIWFTENPNLIPQFHTTEDGVQLMLRHLDPQRSTLLRDFVNDLRQAGATFY; this comes from the exons ATGGCCAAATCTGAGGTCAGGATGTCGTCCCACCCACCGGTGGAACTGTTCACAAGATCACTGGGATCCCACCCACAAATAGAACCGTTGATGGCAACCAACCCTCCGATTGAACTGTGGGTGGGATTCGTGAACGACGTGCCCTTGGTGGGCACTTCCGCCGACATGGTGGACGGCTTCATTGCGCTGCTCCAGGGAGACCTAAAGACCGCGAAGGACAAGGGCTATGAGGACTTTCTAG ATTCAGCTGGAATCCATCAACTGAAGCCAGGGTCCAtccttcagaaacacaaaagccaGACAGTAATCGGGTGCAGCGCCAAAGTATCCAAAGACATAAACGACTACATTATACAGGCAGTACAAAAACCAGGGGCGAGCGCCGCCATCACAGCAGCTAAGGCAGCCAAGTCAGGTGCCGATTTACACAAAAACCTTATTGCGTCTTTCGAGGTACTCAGGGGTAAACTGAAAGAACGTGGTATAGACCTGGCCAGAGATGTGATCCAGGCCCGAAGGTCTAACCGGGGAGAACACGTTTTCAACAACGCCCTGCTGGGGCTATATGGGTCCATAATCGATGTGTTCATTCAAAGACACGTCACAGGCGGTGACAGAGTGACGCTGGTTGGCCGTATTCCGAACAGCCGGGTTAGTGACGCCTTTCAAGGGCACGCCCCAGACGGTGATCACATCAACCTGACCGCTGATCAGAGACGAAACATTAGCACCTGGGTGGTACACATTCCTGACAATGTGGTATATGTGCCAATCAACAATATCCTGTTTGCATACATGACAGAAACCATCAGCCTCAATGCTGTTGACTACATGCATTTGTTTCGTCTGCAGCAAATTAATGAAAACGTGTTGCATATTCTTGGTCGCACGGTAGATTGGATTAATACGCATCGCGTTTATCTGGACCCACAGGCTGCGGAAATATGGTTTACTGAAAACCCAAATCTCATTCCTCAGTTTCACACAACTGAAGATGGAGTGCAGCTAATGTTGAGGCACCTGGATCCCCAGAGGTCAACCCTGTTACGTGACTTTGTGAATGACCTGAGACAGGCAGGTGCAACTTTTTATTAA
- the LOC135254529 gene encoding alcohol dehydrogenase 1-like: protein MATVGKAIKCRAAVAWGPNRPLVMEEIEVAPPEAHEIRIKIVATAVCHTDLYFLRERGRGEGFPAVLGHEGAGTVESVGPGVTRFKPGDTVVPLFVSQCRECRFCRNPNTNQCDQSWSSQRPGKRLEVSSDTTSRLKCRGQTLLQYMGTSTFSEYTVVKEIAVAKIPDSAPLDKACLLGCGVATGYGAALNTAKVEPGSTCAVFGLGAVGLAAVMGCKAAGASRIFAVDLNKDKFPKARALGATDFVNPKDHDKPISQLLAEMTDGGVDFALECVGNVDVMRSALESCVKGWGVSVLTGYNDSQDVSTRCVQFLAGRTLKGSLFGGYKSVDSVPKLVSDVMSGKLQLDEFVTKTLPLDQINEAFDLMANSEGIRTVLTISML from the exons ATGGCCACTGTAGGAAAG GCGATTAAGTGCAGGGCGGCGGTGGCCTGGGGGCCCAACAGACCCTTGGTCATGGAGGAGATCGAGGTCGCGCCACCCGAGGCTCACGAGATCCGCATCAAG aTTGTTGCAACTGCGGTTTGCCACACAGACCTGTACTTCCTCCGCGAGcgtggcaggggggaggggtttcctGCCGTGCTGGGCCACGAGGGGGCGGGGACTGTGGAGAGCGTGGGGCCAGGAGTGACCAGGTTTAAACCAG GAGACACGGTCGTTCCTCTTTTTGTGTCTCAGTGCCGGGAGTGCCGATTCTGCCGGAATCCCAACACCAATCAGTGTGACCAGAGCTG GTCGAGCCAGAG GCCAGGTAAAAGGCTGGAGGTGAGCTCGGACACCACGTCCAGACTGAAGTGCAGAGGCCAGACCCTGCTTCAGTACATGGGCACCAGCACCTTCTCCGAGTACACCGTCGTCAAGGAAATTGCAGTTGCCAAGATTCCGGACTCGGCCCCGCTGGACAAAGCCTGTCTGCTGGGCTGTGGCGTTGCCACGGGCTACGGAGCGGCTCTCAATACAGCGAAG gtGGAGCCTGGCTCTACGTGCGCGGTGTTCGGTTTGGGGGCCGTGGGTTTGGCGGCGGTGATGGGCTGTAAAGCGGCGGGAGCTTCCAGGATCTTCGCTGTGGACCTCAACAAGGACAAGTTCCCCAAGGCCCGAGCGCTCGGGGCGACCGACTTCGTGAACCCCAAGGACCACGACAAGCCCATCAGCCAGCTGCTGGCGGAGATGACCGACGGAGGGGTTGACTTCGCCTTGGAGTGTGTCGGCAACGTGGACGTGATG AGAAGTGCTCTGGAGTCCTGTGTGAAAGGTTGGGGTGTCAGTGTGCTGACGGGGTACAATGACAGTCAGGACGTGTCCACTCGATGTGTACAATTTCTTGCCGGACGGACTTTGAAGGGGTCACTGTTTGGTG GCTACAAGAGTGTGGACAGCGTGCCCAAGCTAGTCAGTGATGTCATGAGCGGGAAGCTGCAACTGGATGAGTTTGTGACCAAAACCCTTCCCCTGGACCAAATTAACGAAGCTTTTGACCTCATGGCCAACAGTGAAGG aattagGACAGTGCTGACCATTTCAATGCTGTGA